The following are encoded in a window of Novosphingobium sp. ZN18A2 genomic DNA:
- a CDS encoding aldehyde dehydrogenase: MIPEGVTIAHPDRLYIGGEWIPAHSGRMIDLVSPNTEQVVGRVAEADEADMDAAVAAARAAFDNGPWPTTPPAERIAAFRRMVAHLETRVPELAKAWTAQMGGLASFAGPMHGGSVAVLGQIAGFAENFEFVQKRPSMAAEAALIAYEPVGVVAAIAPWNGPFGIMANKVAYALLCGCTVIMKPSPETPLEAYIIAEAAEAAGLPAGVVNLVTGHREASDHMVCNEGVDKVSFTGSTVAGKRIASVCGARLARCTLELGGKSAAIVRDDFPIDAAAKMLTGTITMMSGQVCAMLSRVIVPRKRHDELAEAIAAEMKQVVIGHSDDPAAQLGPVAMKRQLERVEMYIEEGRKTADLVTGGGRPKHLNQGYFIEPTLFANVDNSSRIAQEEIFGPVLSLIPCEDEDDAIRLANQSNYGLNGSVLTGDADAAYRIARSIRSGGVGQNGLRMDFGLPFGGFKQSGIGREGGPEGLQPYLELKTILIDGMPSGI; encoded by the coding sequence ATGATTCCCGAAGGCGTGACGATCGCCCATCCGGACCGGCTCTATATCGGAGGCGAGTGGATTCCCGCGCACTCTGGCCGGATGATCGATCTGGTCTCTCCCAATACAGAGCAGGTCGTGGGCCGTGTCGCCGAAGCGGACGAGGCGGACATGGACGCGGCCGTTGCCGCGGCGCGCGCGGCGTTTGACAACGGGCCGTGGCCGACCACGCCGCCTGCCGAACGCATCGCCGCGTTCCGCCGCATGGTTGCGCACCTTGAAACCCGCGTGCCCGAACTGGCGAAAGCCTGGACCGCGCAGATGGGCGGGCTCGCCAGCTTCGCCGGGCCGATGCACGGCGGTTCGGTCGCGGTGCTGGGCCAGATCGCGGGTTTCGCGGAGAACTTCGAATTCGTTCAGAAGCGCCCGTCAATGGCGGCCGAAGCAGCGCTGATCGCCTATGAGCCGGTCGGCGTCGTCGCGGCCATCGCGCCGTGGAACGGGCCGTTCGGCATCATGGCCAACAAGGTTGCCTATGCGCTGCTGTGCGGCTGCACGGTGATCATGAAGCCCAGCCCGGAAACGCCACTGGAAGCCTATATCATCGCCGAGGCGGCTGAAGCGGCGGGCTTGCCGGCGGGCGTGGTGAACCTTGTTACCGGGCACCGTGAGGCGAGCGACCACATGGTCTGCAACGAAGGCGTGGACAAGGTCAGCTTCACCGGATCGACCGTTGCGGGCAAGCGCATCGCCAGCGTTTGCGGCGCGCGGCTGGCGCGCTGCACGCTGGAACTGGGCGGCAAGTCGGCGGCCATCGTGCGCGACGATTTTCCGATAGACGCGGCGGCGAAGATGCTGACCGGCACGATCACGATGATGAGCGGGCAGGTCTGCGCGATGCTGAGCCGGGTGATCGTGCCCAGGAAGCGGCACGACGAACTGGCCGAGGCCATCGCCGCGGAAATGAAGCAGGTGGTGATCGGCCACAGCGACGACCCCGCCGCCCAGCTTGGCCCGGTGGCGATGAAACGCCAGCTTGAGCGCGTGGAGATGTATATCGAGGAAGGCCGGAAGACCGCCGACCTCGTGACCGGCGGCGGGCGGCCCAAGCACCTGAACCAGGGCTATTTCATAGAGCCGACGCTGTTCGCCAACGTCGATAATTCCAGCCGCATCGCGCAGGAGGAAATCTTCGGCCCGGTGCTCAGCCTGATCCCCTGCGAGGATGAGGACGACGCGATCCGGCTGGCCAACCAATCGAACTATGGCCTCAACGGATCGGTGCTGACCGGCGATGCCGACGCCGCTTATCGCATCGCAAGGTCAATCCGCTCCGGCGGGGTGGGGCAGAATGGATTGCGCATGGATTTCGGCCTGCCGTTCGGCGGCTTCAAGCAATCCGGAATCGGGCGCGAGGGCGGACCGGAAGGCTTGCAGCCATACCTTGAATTGAAGACGATCCTGATCGACGGAATGCCATCCGGCATCTGA
- a CDS encoding PQQ-dependent dehydrogenase, methanol/ethanol family yields MTPAFRSLFAAALSCALLAGCAKGGTHAAPPQQAAAGDDWTNPGGDAGKTHHSTLTEIGPGNVSRLGYAWGADLGTNRVLEATPIEKDGVLYTSGVAGRAYAFDAATGKRLWYFEPEVDMQVNRTVCCDMANRGVALANGKVYVAALDGKLYALDRKTGKVVWQADTIEDHSRGTNSTGAPEIAGSVVVIGNGGADYDARGYVSAYDLDTGKLAWRFHVVPRDPKLGPQDNPELESALKTWDPRSAFDKGLGGGPWDAINYDPETGLVLVGTGNGEPYSLEIRSPDGGSNLFVSSIVAIDAKTGRLKWHYQESPADQWDYDACAPMILTHMKVDGKDTPVVLHAPKNGFLYVLDRRDGKVLRASPLVRMNWASGVDLKTGKPILTPETSDYSKGPQIIFPGTPGARNWHPASYDPGTGLYYGSILDMGNLMFVPPGEKPYKPKGLNTDAALIFTTVLGPALATMPPPLVKAVKDLPAYKWAMENPAKAQIRAIDPLTGKTVWAVDTGGWQDRGGVLTTASGLLFHGTIGGKLQVRDSRTGKLLKSIDTGTSILAAPMTYKVKGTQYVAVMAAWGGGGFPFVPRYAAAYKRGNQGRLLVFKLDGGKTPIPPLLPPLQVAPRPPQQAPGVTPATIAQGQQAFMGHCAICHSNQPRSITPDLRRMQPGTHEAFDDIVLKGALVPMGMPRWDDLLKPEQVHAIHAYLIDLQGKTRAEELAKQKAGEPLDAPALAILSNY; encoded by the coding sequence GTGACCCCTGCGTTCCGTTCACTGTTTGCTGCCGCGCTTTCGTGCGCGTTGCTTGCAGGTTGCGCCAAGGGCGGCACGCACGCCGCGCCCCCGCAACAGGCGGCGGCGGGCGACGACTGGACCAATCCGGGCGGCGATGCGGGCAAGACCCATCATTCGACGCTGACCGAAATCGGTCCCGGCAACGTCTCGCGCCTCGGCTATGCCTGGGGGGCGGACCTTGGCACCAACCGCGTGCTGGAAGCGACGCCGATCGAAAAGGACGGCGTGCTTTATACCTCGGGCGTGGCGGGCCGTGCCTATGCCTTCGACGCGGCGACCGGAAAGCGGCTGTGGTACTTCGAACCCGAAGTGGACATGCAGGTGAACCGCACCGTCTGTTGCGACATGGCAAATCGCGGCGTGGCGCTGGCCAATGGCAAGGTCTATGTCGCCGCGCTCGACGGCAAACTTTATGCGCTGGACAGGAAGACCGGCAAGGTCGTGTGGCAGGCCGACACGATAGAGGACCATTCGCGCGGCACCAATTCCACCGGCGCGCCCGAAATCGCCGGAAGCGTGGTGGTGATCGGCAATGGCGGCGCGGACTATGACGCGCGCGGTTATGTTTCTGCCTATGACCTCGATACCGGAAAGCTCGCGTGGCGGTTCCACGTCGTGCCGCGCGATCCGAAGCTGGGGCCGCAGGACAATCCCGAACTGGAAAGCGCGCTGAAGACGTGGGACCCGCGCAGCGCCTTCGACAAGGGGCTGGGCGGCGGTCCGTGGGATGCGATCAACTACGATCCCGAAACCGGGCTGGTGCTGGTCGGCACCGGCAACGGCGAGCCTTACAGCCTTGAAATCCGCTCTCCCGACGGGGGCAGCAACCTGTTCGTCTCGTCCATCGTGGCGATCGACGCGAAGACCGGGCGGCTGAAGTGGCATTACCAGGAATCGCCCGCGGACCAGTGGGATTACGATGCCTGCGCGCCGATGATCCTTACGCACATGAAGGTGGACGGCAAGGATACGCCGGTCGTGCTCCACGCGCCGAAGAACGGCTTTCTCTACGTGCTCGACCGGCGCGACGGCAAAGTGCTGCGCGCCAGTCCGCTGGTGCGGATGAACTGGGCGAGCGGGGTGGACCTGAAGACCGGCAAGCCGATCCTGACGCCCGAAACGTCGGACTATTCGAAGGGGCCGCAGATCATCTTTCCGGGCACGCCGGGTGCGCGCAACTGGCATCCGGCGTCATACGATCCGGGTACCGGGCTCTATTACGGATCGATCCTCGACATGGGGAACCTGATGTTCGTGCCGCCGGGCGAAAAGCCATACAAGCCCAAGGGACTGAACACCGATGCGGCGCTGATCTTCACCACCGTGCTCGGCCCCGCGCTGGCGACGATGCCGCCGCCGCTGGTCAAGGCGGTGAAAGATCTGCCCGCCTACAAGTGGGCGATGGAAAATCCGGCCAAGGCGCAGATCCGCGCGATCGACCCGCTGACCGGCAAGACAGTGTGGGCGGTCGACACCGGCGGCTGGCAGGACCGCGGCGGTGTGCTGACCACCGCATCGGGCCTGCTGTTCCACGGCACCATCGGCGGAAAGCTGCAAGTGCGCGATTCACGGACCGGCAAGCTTTTGAAGTCGATCGACACCGGCACCTCGATCCTGGCGGCGCCGATGACCTACAAGGTGAAAGGCACGCAATACGTGGCGGTGATGGCGGCCTGGGGCGGGGGCGGCTTTCCGTTCGTGCCGCGCTATGCCGCCGCCTACAAGCGCGGCAACCAGGGGCGTCTTCTGGTGTTCAAGCTGGATGGCGGGAAAACGCCGATCCCGCCGCTGTTGCCGCCCTTGCAGGTTGCGCCCAGGCCGCCGCAGCAGGCGCCGGGCGTAACCCCGGCGACCATCGCGCAGGGGCAGCAGGCGTTCATGGGGCATTGTGCGATCTGCCATTCGAACCAGCCGCGCTCCATCACGCCGGACTTGCGCCGGATGCAGCCCGGCACGCACGAAGCGTTTGACGACATCGTGCTGAAGGGTGCGCTGGTTCCGATGGGGATGCCGCGCTGGGACGACCTGCTGAAACCGGAACAGGTCCACGCGATCCACGCCTACCTGATAGACCTCCAGGGCAAGACACGGGCAGAGGAACTGGCCAAGCAGAAGGCGGGCGAACCGCTGGACGCGCCCGCGCTGGCGATCCTTTCCAACTATTGA
- a CDS encoding TonB-dependent receptor: protein MTSRNTRIASRRLALGAGLSALALGMAMPAHAQDAQTKDKKDDSTQEIVVTAQFRQQNLQDTPLAITAVNANMLAARNETDLSQVAAQAPNVQLTQMGGAFGSSMAAYIRGIGQYDFNPAYEPGVGIYVDDVYYATLTGNVLDLLDLDRVEVLRGPQGTLTGRNSIGGAIKLFSKKPNAENSGSIEAAYGSRQRMDLRASMNVKLTDSLFARVAGVYKHQDGYVNQIDYGCAHPGTTITHNYIDFNGDPQSVSTTLNPLPSTPANCVVGKLGEKNYAGVRASVRYNPSDNFDWIVTGDYTYEKRLNAAGVITADNTATSDGIDFTCGRFCTYANWYLPAGGQAPAAYYMPNTTKFTGWGVSSNMDITLADNVTLKSITAYREYEEIFGTDDDYTPDPFIGGAGYNDLNFHFFSQELRLNAKLGDLADLTLGGYYSDQKSVYFTRQDIRYISPTAYLQFQGNDPIKANSKAVFGTVILHPTPAMNITGGIRYTKEHKDYTFVRKTFSGGVLNDLFGVGLLDGSQAVYNGSRWDYRVSVDYRFNPQVLAYATISTGFKGGGVTARPFTKNQAINGTFNPETLTAYEVGLKNDLFDHRMRLNLAAFYNDYKNIQLPLADCSVLDGLPVGTDPFPCAAIGNAGDGKMYGFEAEFSATPVDGLDIDASLSYIDGEWKKIGQTVGQSIQMSDPIVSPSWRGSFGIQYKAYLGGNAGSITPRFDLAYTGKQSLGRLTPFSSLDFNPAYAIGNARITWKNEDEDLSVSFEVQNLFDHYYLLPIRFAALYAFAGTTYSNVGKPREFAISVRKEF, encoded by the coding sequence ATGACTTCACGCAACACCAGAATTGCGTCCAGGCGGCTTGCGCTTGGCGCGGGCCTTTCCGCTCTTGCGCTCGGCATGGCGATGCCGGCTCATGCGCAAGACGCTCAAACGAAAGACAAGAAGGACGATTCCACGCAGGAAATCGTCGTTACCGCACAGTTCCGGCAGCAGAACCTGCAGGATACGCCGCTGGCGATCACCGCGGTCAACGCAAACATGCTCGCCGCGCGCAACGAGACCGACCTTTCGCAGGTCGCCGCGCAGGCGCCGAACGTGCAGCTTACGCAGATGGGCGGCGCCTTCGGTTCGTCGATGGCTGCCTATATCCGCGGCATCGGCCAGTACGACTTCAACCCCGCCTATGAGCCGGGCGTCGGCATCTATGTCGACGATGTCTATTACGCCACGCTGACCGGCAACGTGCTCGACCTTCTCGACCTCGACCGGGTCGAGGTGCTGCGCGGGCCGCAGGGCACGCTGACCGGCCGTAACTCGATCGGTGGCGCGATCAAGCTGTTCTCGAAAAAGCCGAACGCGGAAAACAGCGGCAGCATCGAAGCCGCGTATGGTTCGCGCCAGCGCATGGACCTTCGCGCCAGCATGAACGTGAAGCTGACCGACAGCCTGTTCGCGCGCGTCGCCGGTGTTTACAAGCACCAGGACGGCTATGTGAACCAGATCGACTATGGCTGCGCGCATCCGGGCACTACGATCACGCACAACTACATAGATTTTAACGGCGATCCGCAGTCCGTTTCGACGACGCTCAATCCGCTGCCTTCTACTCCGGCGAATTGCGTGGTCGGCAAGCTGGGCGAGAAAAACTATGCAGGCGTGCGTGCGTCGGTGCGCTATAATCCCAGCGACAATTTCGACTGGATCGTCACTGGTGACTACACCTACGAAAAGCGGCTCAATGCGGCGGGTGTAATCACGGCCGACAATACCGCGACCTCTGATGGCATCGATTTCACCTGCGGCAGGTTCTGTACCTATGCCAACTGGTATCTTCCGGCTGGCGGGCAGGCCCCGGCGGCATACTATATGCCCAATACCACCAAGTTCACGGGGTGGGGCGTTTCCAGCAACATGGACATCACGCTTGCCGACAACGTGACGTTGAAGTCGATCACTGCCTATCGCGAGTACGAGGAAATCTTCGGAACGGACGATGACTATACGCCCGATCCGTTCATCGGCGGCGCCGGCTACAACGACCTGAATTTCCACTTCTTCAGTCAGGAACTGCGCCTTAACGCAAAGCTCGGCGATCTCGCGGACCTGACGCTGGGCGGTTATTATTCCGACCAGAAATCTGTCTACTTCACGCGACAGGATATCCGGTACATCTCGCCGACTGCCTACTTGCAGTTCCAGGGCAACGACCCGATCAAGGCGAACAGCAAGGCGGTGTTCGGCACGGTCATCCTGCACCCGACCCCGGCGATGAATATCACCGGCGGCATCCGTTACACGAAGGAGCACAAGGACTATACCTTCGTGCGCAAGACTTTCAGCGGCGGGGTGCTGAACGATCTGTTCGGCGTGGGCCTGCTCGACGGGTCGCAGGCGGTCTACAATGGCAGCCGCTGGGATTACCGCGTGTCTGTCGACTATCGCTTCAATCCGCAGGTGCTTGCCTATGCGACGATCAGCACGGGCTTCAAGGGCGGCGGCGTCACGGCGCGTCCGTTCACGAAGAACCAGGCGATCAACGGCACGTTCAACCCCGAAACGCTCACTGCGTATGAAGTGGGCCTGAAGAACGATCTGTTCGATCACCGCATGCGCCTGAACCTTGCGGCGTTCTATAACGATTACAAGAACATCCAGCTGCCGCTGGCCGACTGTTCGGTGCTCGACGGGCTTCCCGTGGGAACAGACCCCTTTCCTTGCGCTGCCATCGGCAACGCGGGTGACGGCAAGATGTACGGCTTCGAGGCGGAGTTCAGCGCGACCCCGGTCGACGGCCTCGATATCGATGCCTCGCTCAGCTACATCGATGGCGAATGGAAGAAGATCGGCCAGACAGTCGGACAATCGATCCAGATGTCCGACCCGATCGTGTCGCCCAGCTGGCGCGGCAGCTTCGGCATCCAGTACAAGGCCTACCTTGGCGGTAATGCCGGATCGATCACCCCGCGCTTCGACCTTGCCTATACCGGCAAGCAGAGCCTTGGCCGCCTGACGCCGTTCTCCTCGCTCGATTTCAACCCGGCCTATGCGATCGGAAACGCGCGCATCACCTGGAAGAACGAGGACGAGGACCTGTCGGTTTCGTTCGAGGTTCAGAACCTTTTCGACCACTATTACCTGCTGCCGATCCGGTTCGCCGCGCTCTATGCCTTCGCGGGAACGACCTATTCCAACGTCGGCAAGCCGCGTGAATTCGCGATCAGCGTCCGCAAGGAATTCTGA
- a CDS encoding nuclear transport factor 2 family protein, which yields MRLLVLSLLAALVLPQAARAAECTLTPKQVVTRFMTQFYIDKDVRGAFETWVDPGYIQHNPMAKTGRDAAIAFLEPFFARNPQIHYDIKRVIADGNLVAVHSHGVFRKDDPGIAVVDILRVEGCKVMEHWDVVQPVPAKSANDNTMF from the coding sequence ATGCGCCTTTTGGTCCTTTCGCTCCTCGCCGCTCTCGTTCTGCCGCAAGCCGCGCGGGCCGCCGAATGCACGCTGACGCCGAAGCAGGTCGTCACCCGGTTCATGACGCAGTTCTATATCGACAAGGACGTGCGCGGCGCGTTCGAGACGTGGGTCGATCCCGGCTATATCCAGCACAACCCGATGGCGAAGACGGGACGCGACGCTGCCATTGCCTTTCTTGAACCGTTCTTCGCCAGGAACCCGCAGATCCATTACGACATCAAGCGCGTGATCGCTGACGGCAACCTTGTCGCCGTCCACTCCCACGGCGTGTTCAGGAAAGACGATCCGGGCATCGCCGTGGTCGATATTCTGCGCGTCGAAGGGTGCAAGGTGATGGAGCACTGGGACGTGGTCCAACCGGTTCCTGCCAAATCCGCCAACGACAACACGATGTTCTGA
- a CDS encoding MarR family winged helix-turn-helix transcriptional regulator, giving the protein MGQDIHKESGHRPWTDESAQGLLVDLLKLASLINAPMREGVADPSGLTRTELQILLGLAGEGALAGHDLSEVMGLAPMNVSRALAALSSQGLVEPDGDHTGRRRKPMRLTEAGRRKIDQVLPDMNDIAEMLLGALSSRERSAFQASARKVIARMTDWMGEHHPEIPRGQR; this is encoded by the coding sequence ATGGGGCAAGATATCCACAAAGAAAGCGGCCATCGTCCGTGGACCGACGAATCGGCCCAGGGCTTGCTGGTCGACCTTCTGAAACTGGCCAGCCTGATCAATGCGCCCATGCGCGAAGGCGTGGCCGATCCTTCCGGACTGACCCGCACAGAGTTGCAGATCCTGCTGGGCCTTGCCGGCGAAGGTGCGCTCGCAGGGCACGACCTGTCCGAAGTGATGGGCCTTGCCCCCATGAACGTGAGCCGCGCGCTGGCCGCGCTCTCGTCGCAAGGGCTGGTCGAACCTGATGGCGATCACACCGGCCGCCGGCGCAAGCCGATGCGGTTGACCGAAGCAGGCCGCCGCAAGATCGACCAGGTGCTGCCCGACATGAACGACATCGCCGAAATGCTGCTCGGCGCCCTGTCCTCCAGAGAGCGATCCGCTTTCCAGGCATCCGCGCGCAAGGTCATTGCACGGATGACGGACTGGATGGGGGAGCATCATCCCGAAATTCCGCGCGGCCAGCGATAG
- a CDS encoding nuclear transport factor 2 family protein: MSDVETRLAALEKSVAEIEDKAAIRRLQMAYGYYIDYNRPEEVAGLFAEDGAVVFLSGEYRGHAGVMRLYGTWFQNLFTGGRRGPVKGLLLDHFQLQDIITVAPDRKTAKGRFRGILAGGWHDEIKDALPEGMPQQFWEAGLYENDYVREDGVWKIKRLNYMMQWQADYEAGWAHTPAHLQPAVECFPENPIGPDVILPDDEWRPTWPNRQEVAMSFAHPVLGAAFVKEHFTAMQKTWP; the protein is encoded by the coding sequence ATGAGCGACGTCGAAACCCGGCTGGCCGCGCTTGAAAAGAGCGTGGCCGAAATCGAGGACAAGGCCGCCATCCGCCGCCTGCAAATGGCCTATGGCTATTACATCGATTACAACCGGCCAGAGGAAGTGGCGGGGCTGTTTGCCGAAGACGGCGCGGTGGTGTTCCTTTCAGGCGAGTATCGCGGCCACGCGGGCGTGATGCGGCTTTACGGCACGTGGTTCCAGAACCTGTTCACCGGCGGCCGTCGCGGCCCGGTAAAGGGCCTGTTGCTCGATCATTTCCAGTTGCAGGACATCATCACCGTCGCGCCCGACCGCAAGACCGCGAAGGGTCGCTTTCGCGGCATTCTGGCGGGCGGCTGGCATGACGAGATCAAGGATGCGCTGCCCGAAGGGATGCCGCAGCAGTTCTGGGAAGCCGGTCTGTACGAAAACGACTATGTGCGCGAAGACGGCGTGTGGAAGATCAAGCGCCTGAACTACATGATGCAGTGGCAGGCCGATTACGAGGCGGGCTGGGCGCATACCCCGGCGCACTTGCAGCCCGCTGTGGAATGCTTCCCGGAAAATCCGATCGGTCCCGACGTGATCCTGCCGGACGACGAATGGCGCCCGACATGGCCCAACCGGCAGGAAGTGGCGATGAGCTTCGCGCATCCGGTGCTGGGCGCGGCTTTCGTGAAGGAACACTTCACCGCGATGCAGAAAACCTGGCCCTGA
- a CDS encoding SDR family oxidoreductase → MGEDHIAGKVIVITGAGGGFGRLVAGKAAARGAHVVCGDINEAAVHDVVADIVSGGGSAKALRTDVTKLHDMKALVKAATEAFGRIDVMVNNAGTMPLSFIADHEKAYDAWERCIDINFKGVLNGMVAAHDAMMAQGRGQIVNLSSIYGNFPVTGAAVYGATKAAVNVLSESLRVEARGKIKVTTIKPTGVPATGLSGTIINPDATIGIIGQNAGAFMEMVGQIESGSIAAERMDPENIAYESLAPEHIADAIIHVIDQPWGVSIGEMTVRASGDHFIL, encoded by the coding sequence ATGGGCGAAGATCACATCGCGGGCAAAGTCATCGTCATCACCGGCGCGGGCGGCGGATTCGGCCGGCTGGTCGCGGGCAAGGCCGCCGCGCGCGGCGCACACGTTGTATGCGGCGACATAAACGAGGCAGCGGTGCACGACGTGGTGGCGGACATCGTTTCCGGCGGCGGCAGCGCGAAAGCGCTGCGCACGGACGTAACGAAGCTGCACGACATGAAGGCGCTGGTGAAGGCCGCGACGGAAGCGTTCGGCCGGATCGACGTGATGGTGAACAACGCGGGCACGATGCCGCTGTCGTTCATCGCCGACCATGAAAAGGCCTATGACGCGTGGGAGCGGTGCATCGACATCAACTTCAAGGGCGTGCTCAACGGCATGGTGGCCGCGCACGACGCGATGATGGCGCAAGGGCGGGGGCAGATCGTCAACCTCTCCTCGATCTATGGCAACTTCCCGGTCACCGGCGCTGCCGTCTATGGCGCGACCAAGGCGGCGGTGAACGTGCTGTCGGAATCGCTGCGCGTGGAAGCGCGCGGCAAGATCAAGGTAACGACGATCAAGCCCACCGGCGTTCCCGCCACGGGGCTTTCGGGCACGATCATCAACCCCGATGCGACCATCGGGATCATCGGGCAGAACGCGGGCGCATTCATGGAAATGGTCGGCCAGATCGAAAGCGGGTCAATCGCGGCCGAGCGCATGGACCCGGAAAACATCGCTTACGAAAGCCTTGCGCCCGAACACATCGCCGATGCGATCATCCATGTGATCGACCAGCCCTGGGGCGTCTCCATCGGCGAGATGACGGTGCGTGCGTCGGGCGATCACTTCATACTGTAG
- a CDS encoding SDR family NAD(P)-dependent oxidoreductase: MGNWNGRVAFVTGGVSGLGLGIAKAFSDAGMRLALSYRNEDYRAKAAEWFAANGREEPLWVKLDVTDRARFAEVADEVAAHFGAVHVLCNNAGVSVFGDTAEASYGDYDWIMGVNFGGVVNGLVSFLPKLKKAGGKRHVTNVASMAAYLSGPQAGIYTASKFAVRGLTESLRYNLVPLGIGCSLVCPALVATNAWDSAFRRPGEFADSGFGEVDKDQLTTFGKVFEQGMDPHEAGRRILAGMSEGKGTIFTHPEFAEDFKAIYEDSLAALPDEAAPPERLEIERLRREANKAALEGKAISIDDLS; encoded by the coding sequence ATGGGCAACTGGAATGGCCGCGTGGCCTTCGTCACCGGGGGCGTTTCCGGGCTGGGTCTGGGGATCGCCAAGGCATTCAGCGATGCGGGGATGCGGCTGGCGCTCAGCTATCGCAACGAGGACTATCGCGCGAAGGCAGCCGAATGGTTCGCGGCGAACGGTCGTGAGGAGCCGCTTTGGGTGAAACTGGACGTTACCGACCGCGCGCGGTTCGCCGAAGTCGCAGACGAGGTGGCGGCGCATTTCGGCGCTGTCCACGTGCTTTGCAACAACGCCGGCGTTTCCGTTTTCGGGGATACCGCCGAAGCAAGTTACGGCGACTATGACTGGATCATGGGGGTCAATTTCGGCGGCGTGGTCAACGGTCTTGTCAGCTTCCTGCCCAAGCTGAAAAAGGCAGGCGGCAAGCGCCACGTGACCAACGTCGCATCGATGGCCGCCTATCTCTCCGGCCCGCAGGCGGGAATCTACACGGCGAGCAAGTTCGCTGTGCGCGGGCTGACCGAATCGCTGCGCTACAACCTTGTGCCGCTTGGCATCGGCTGTTCACTGGTGTGCCCTGCCCTCGTCGCGACGAACGCGTGGGATTCGGCCTTCCGCCGCCCCGGAGAATTTGCCGATTCGGGCTTTGGAGAGGTGGACAAGGACCAGCTCACCACCTTCGGCAAGGTGTTCGAACAGGGCATGGACCCGCACGAAGCGGGCCGTCGCATCCTTGCCGGGATGTCGGAAGGGAAAGGCACGATCTTCACGCACCCCGAATTCGCGGAAGACTTCAAGGCAATCTATGAAGACAGCCTGGCGGCGCTTCCGGACGAGGCAGCCCCGCCCGAACGGCTGGAAATCGAACGCCTGCGCCGTGAAGCGAACAAGGCCGCGCTGGAAGGCAAGGCGATCTCCATCGACGACTTGAGCTAG
- a CDS encoding nuclear transport factor 2 family protein, with the protein MSRTAAEQANLDLVLSMYRDVLVAMDSSKVDQYISPQYVQHSSLAAPGVDALKGFLDHVRAESPDAKQTIHRAMVDGDQVAVHVHVERFPGDPGLAVIDWFRVEGDTIVEHWDVIQAVPENPVNPLGMF; encoded by the coding sequence ATGAGCCGTACCGCCGCGGAACAGGCGAACCTCGACCTTGTGCTTTCCATGTATCGCGACGTGCTGGTCGCGATGGATAGCAGCAAGGTCGATCAGTACATATCGCCGCAATACGTCCAGCATTCCTCGCTGGCGGCGCCGGGCGTCGATGCGCTGAAGGGCTTTCTGGACCATGTCCGCGCCGAATCGCCCGATGCGAAACAGACGATCCACCGCGCGATGGTGGATGGAGACCAGGTCGCGGTCCACGTCCATGTGGAACGCTTCCCCGGCGATCCGGGGCTGGCGGTGATCGACTGGTTCCGTGTGGAAGGCGACACCATCGTGGAACACTGGGACGTGATCCAGGCCGTGCCGGAAAACCCCGTCAACCCGCTCGGCATGTTCTGA
- a CDS encoding SDR family oxidoreductase yields MRFANKSVMILGGNAGIGLAAARLFTEEGARVALTGRNEQTLADAADETGALAVQADMGDLAAQAHALDRIGAELGPIDALFVNAGVGGFAPVPDVDEAFWDGIHDVNLKGAFFAIRHALPLMRDGGAIVVTGSIGSVAAVPGNVAYAAAKAGLRAVVRIVAKELLPRRIRCNMVSPGPTDTEIFKRGASEEDIAGMREMMAGVVPIGRMGTSEEVARAAVFLASEDASFINGVDLFVDGGSIELG; encoded by the coding sequence ATGCGCTTTGCGAACAAGTCGGTCATGATCCTTGGCGGTAACGCCGGGATCGGCCTTGCCGCGGCGCGCCTGTTTACCGAAGAAGGCGCGCGCGTCGCGCTGACCGGGCGCAACGAACAGACGCTGGCAGACGCCGCGGACGAAACCGGCGCGCTGGCGGTGCAGGCCGACATGGGCGATCTTGCCGCGCAGGCCCACGCGCTTGACCGGATCGGCGCAGAACTTGGCCCGATCGATGCGCTGTTCGTCAATGCCGGCGTGGGCGGATTCGCGCCGGTTCCGGACGTGGACGAAGCGTTCTGGGACGGTATCCATGACGTGAACCTGAAAGGCGCGTTCTTCGCCATCCGCCACGCGCTGCCGCTGATGCGCGATGGCGGTGCCATCGTCGTCACCGGGTCGATCGGATCGGTCGCCGCGGTGCCGGGCAATGTCGCCTATGCCGCCGCCAAGGCGGGGCTGCGCGCGGTGGTGCGGATCGTCGCCAAGGAACTGCTGCCGCGCCGAATCCGCTGCAACATGGTCAGCCCCGGCCCGACCGACACGGAGATTTTCAAGCGCGGCGCAAGCGAGGAAGATATCGCGGGAATGCGCGAGATGATGGCGGGCGTCGTGCCCATCGGCCGCATGGGCACGAGCGAGGAAGTGGCTCGCGCCGCCGTATTCCTTGCCAGCGAGGACGCCAGCTTCATCAACGGTGTGGACCTGTTCGTGGACGGTGGGTCCATCGAGCTGGGTTGA